GATATAACCGAAATATTTGAGGAGAGACAGCAAATCTCATCTTTCGCTGGATGATATTTGAACAACCTCTTGTGATTGTCATAAAAGACAAGATTCCCTAACTTTGAAACTGTGACCAGCGTGAACCAACATGGGTGGTTGTTAATAATGATACTGGCTAACTTTATGGAGTGAGTCTTACTCCATATATCTCCTTGAGAATCTATCATGCTGAGTATTTCTAGTTCCCATTCTGGCGCCTTTTTGGTTTTGGCTATGGCTAGACGGCCCTCAAGGTTCACCATGTGGATTTCCCAATTGAACCACGTACCTGGAACCGACACATTGCGGAACTCTAGTgtgtgaagatccaaggctagtAAATTGAAACACCAGAAAGTGTATAACCAGTAGATTGACCCATTCACACACACTGACTTCCTTCCCACATCGACCCTGTGAGGAGGTGGATTAAGTTTCCTCCATTCACCAGTTTCAAGATCAAGAACCTCGCATTCTTCAACAGGAAAAAAACACATCCTCACCACTTTGTAGCAATCCGTAACTTTGTCTCTGCCGAATCCCATAGCCCAATTTCCCGGAAAGAAAGTGAGGTATGGTTTGTCTgcaaatttttttgaacttttcaGACAACTCTCTAATCCATATTTGATGACTTAAGACTCTTATATACAAAAGCATATAAACACAGATTACCTCTTAGCTGACGTTCAAGAATAAAGGAAGGCACGGGATGATCTGGGGTACAAGGGAATCGCCGGAGTTGTCTGATCGATGGGTTCAAAACATTGATCCTACCTGGTTCTGGGATGCAGACCAAACCCTCACATGTCAGGGACGGTCGTGTGGCATCATCATCGCAGTGGTTTAAATAAACCATATCGATCTCTTCGTCACTTTCGAATCCCGACTCGTTCCGGTCTCCTCCGACAGCCAGGATTTTCCGGCGGTTGTTGTTCTGAACATTCATACGCCTCTCCACGAACAACTTCGATTCCAGAATTGATCTCCATTGTTTTGAAACAGTTTTGAATTTGAGTATTGATTTCAAAGGCAATGCAAGAAATATTTCTTCAAGTAGCTCGGGAACTATGTAAAGCATCATCGTCGGATTAGGTTCTGCAAATTGCAAAACTAAACTCGAAAGTccagttttgtcttttttttttaatttatatatagataaatcaCAACtgtatggaaaaaaaaactaaatcacaACTGTATAAAACTACTTAATAATatcagacgacaaaaaaaatcccaaaaaagaaaaaaactttttaattttaccaGAAACCACCcgaaatatttcattatttactatttagccCAGCCAAATTCTAAAAGGAATAATTTAGGTcacctctatctctctcttgtGCTCTCGTGCAGCCGAAGATCCTTCTCTGATCGTCACTCAAATCCAGTAAGCTGAATTTCCTCTTACTCTTCAATTTCCTAAACTCCAAATGAATAATTTCTTCAATTAAAGTTTTCGTCCTTGGATCTTCAGTTTTCTTGACTGATTCAGCTAACATTAGCGATTTGTCGGATTCTTTCAAATGGTTTTCGTCTAAAACTCCAAGTCAACCTAGAAACTTAAGTGATCCAACGAGAAAGGAGCTTTTTCAGCCAACAACTCTGCCTTCTCCTTATCTATCTGAGCTTCCTGTTCTAAGCACTTCTGCTTTAATGGCTTAAGCGATTCCTCCATTTCATGCAGCCGAGCCAAAGAAGcctccactttcttcttcttttcctttacTTCCTCCActttcttctccaaccaatccATCTTAAACCCTGCATCTTTCATGTATGCCAGTGCAATGCCTGTATCAGACAGATCATCATTGGAGAGGTCTTGAGGAGATTGGCATAGCTTCTTGGTTATGCTGAGAAGGACATTCATGTACCCTGTCCTCAAATGCGGGTTCTTCGAACGGAACTCTAATTCAATGTCTGGATGTTTTCTAAATATCCTTTTCACATGTAGGAACTGCATGTGGAAACAGAAAAGGAATTAATAAAGTAAACTCATAgccatgtgtatatatatagctagaTGTATTGCTTTCAACTTCTCTATATTATAATTAGAAGGGTTTGTTTACCTGTGAAGGAAGAACTTGAACCCCATCGACAACTGACAAGGTTTCAGCGCCATGATGATTTGGCTTTATTTTTTTCAGAGGACGGCAAGGCACATCTAATTTCCCAATAAATTCAAGAACCTTAACTTCGGCAACAATCTTTAAATCTCCGTTCACCAGAAACCCACTATTTAAGGCCTTAAGAGGAACCATTTCTGAGAAACCCCAGTAGACACAGTTGGAATCAAGCCAGTGTTGTCTTTCTGTAAAGTCACGAAAACATAGAGCTGATCAAACAAGCATTTCTTGCACAATACGTAACTAGAATCACGTAGCAGAACAAGTCCCACGAactataaaaatcataaaaattgaacttttaaactcatatatacACTAAGCGTTCCTGGAAATACACACCTCGCATGTAGGAGACTTCAAGTGGGATTTGGTTTACGATAGTAAAAGAAAACTTGACGTGTCTTCTCCATCCAGCAGGCAATGATTCATAATCAGAAACCTTTAAATACAGAGAAAGGTTATTAGGGGAGTTATTTCCCTTGGGATAAGCCAGAAGACGCCTGCAAGcacacaacataaaaaaaaagcaaagaaaacaatcagaaaaaaaaacaaaggagaatACATTATCATCCCgtaaacctaaaccctaaaaaaggACTAAAATATTAGAAGGCAAGTTCGTCTTTGTACCAATTGCAGCCACCAACCACGAACTGATCAGAATATAGAAAATCAGATTGCAAGGAATTGAAATTCTTAATCACCCAAGTGAATTTCTTAATCACCCAAGTGAATTTCTTAATCTTAACAACTTGCTTCTCCATTGATCTTGATGTTAAGAAGAGAACGTGAAACCCTGGAACCGAAATACATGAATCTAGTCAATCGAAACAACAACACTCACAAAGTCACAAGCAATAGAAAAAGTTTGACAAGATAGATTTCAATTAGGAATCCAATCCTCGAAAAACTTATATTGACAGATACTTTGTCTAGGCATCGTCCTTATATAGTTTGATACTTTAACCCCCAAAATTTGGTAATGGTAGTTTAACATATTTGGATATATGCATATATGCGATTAGATTTagtaacatatttaaaaaatactcaATTTCAATGATAAAAGAGTATTTATTTATCGATGGTCTAGtttcataataaatatatttaggtaatttaacatatttaaaaatactcAAGGTCATTGATCAATTTAACCCATCTCTTTGCTTAATAGAAAAGAGAGACCGAAATATCTCAAAAAGAAATACTCCATAAACAAACTTGAAGTAAACCACAAACTATCGAGTCGTCCAGGAACCACATTACTTCTTACAAGAAACACAATGCATTAAAGAACGGCTCATCAAAACCACGAAATATATAACATCCAACCTAAGCAGCTTATCAGAACTATATATAAGACCAAGAAGATAAAAGCCGTTAAACAACATCATCGAACGAGAGAGGAGCTCTGGCTACAGACACATCAGCAGTACCATTTCCTTCAGGGAAGGCCATAAGACGCCTGCAAAGAAAATTTAGTCAATAAACAAtttcacaagaaaaataaaaccctaaatagATGAAATCATTGGAAAAATAAGTTCAATTCTTACCACTTGCAGCCATCAGCGACGAATTCATCCGAGTAAATTATCCTGGATTGGAAAGAGGAGAAAATCCTTAATCACCCAAGTGAACTTTTTGTAATCAACTTCTTTCCCCATTCTTATCTGCAATCAATCTACCAGAACGCAAAgacaagtttaaaaaaaaaaaaaaaaaaaaaaaaaNNNNNNNNNNNNNNNNNNNNNNNNNNNNNNNNNNNNNNNNNNNNNNNNNNNNNNNNNNNNNNNNNNNNNNNNNNNNNNNNNNNNNNNNNNNNNNNNNNNNNNNNNNNNNNNNNNNNNNNNNNNNNNNNNNNNNNNNNNNNNNNNNNNNNNNNNNNNNNNNNNNNNNNNNNNNNNNNNNNNNNNNNNNaaaaaaaaaaaaaaaaaaaaaaaaaccgtagaAGTAATTTTGTACACAATCGAACAATCAAGCAACAAAACCTAAACGAAGATCCAGACACTCTTAAAACATCAAACAAAGTACCATAATCGACATAGAGAAACAGAGTTTACGAAATCAAAAGATTAGTGTTTAAAGATTTGACCTTGTGAGTGTTGGAAATTGGGGAGTCGGAGAGACTGAACTGAAGATTGAAGAATAGTAGCCCCAAAAGAAGGAAACTTTTTTGATACGACGAACTCTGACTTCTTTGACTAAATTTTTTAGTCGTACACAAACTTGGGCCGAAGAGTAAGCCCAGTAGAACAGTCTAGAAAAACCTCTTTAAgcgtttatgttttgttataccGACACGTTGTTTTAACAAGTGGAGCACAAAACGGCACACAGTTGTCTTTTTAGAAGGTAGAAACGGCATCAAGCTTAGTTGAGGATACTAAGCAGAAGAGGGCAAAAGAAATTACTTATTCAGCAAGAAACactcaaatctcttaatcttcTCCGGTTAAAAGAGGATATATTTTCGTTTCTCAACTCTACCTAAAATGAAGTTATTAAGTCTTTAAGTGGAAAATACTATTCCTAATTAAACAATGGACAAGACTCAAATTAAGAAGTTCAATCAAACAACATTAGTGAAGCGGAAGCTGcagctttctctttctctaggTCGGTTTCAAGCTCTGCCAATTCCAGCTTTCGCTTCTTGACCTGATTCTCCAGTTCTCTGATCCGTGTGTCGTACTCTACCTGTTTTTCCAAAGCCTGATCGAACTTCTTACGCAACCATTCCAAATTCCACCCTGCTTTTATTAGATCAGAAAGCGTATTGTCTGCTTCCTTCAGGTCTTTCACGCAGAGATCCTTAGAAGCTTTGCAGAGTGTCTTGATTAGCTCAAGCAGAGCATTCATGTAAGCGTTCTTGATGTGTTGATTCTTTAAACTGAAACCCTGTGCGAGATCTGGATGTTTCTCAAAGAGTGCCTTCACCTCATCAACCTGTGatgatcaaacaaattaaaaatttatctcaAATATTGAAACAAGAGGTGAAGAAGCTCTGTATTATTAACATTACCTGCGAAACAAGAACCTGAAAACCGTTGACCTCAATAGTATCATCTTTGCTCTGCAAATCTTCAGATGAAGAGGAATCATCATGAGCTCTCTGTTCACCACGATCAGTACTAATCTCCTCAATTTGTGGTGTAAGACTTAATGTGTCAATAACTTCAAGAACTCCTACTTCAGCAGTAATCGTAATCTCCCCATTCAACAAGAATCCACCGTTTATGGGAATAAGTCTGCTTACAGGAACCACATCTCTAATACCGAGATTCTTATTGTTCTTATCAAACCAGCCCCATCCTTCTGTAAATTAAACATGTAACAACAAGATCCATCACTATTTTATTTATCGCCAGTCAATGAATCATGATCACAACCATtgtgcctatatatatatatataaatatgatttacTTTTATGTACGGCATGTGCCTCAGAAAGGTGATTGACTATAGTGAAGCGATACTCCACGTATCTTCTCCATCCACTAGGAAATGGTTCCATAATAACTTCCAGATACACAGAAAAGTGATCAGCATGGCGGTTTCCGTTGGGATTAGCAACAAGACGCCTGccataaagaaagaaataaaccaaaagaaagtaTTATTGAATGCTcgattgataatatatatatacgatcACGTTAATAATGGACGAGAAAGAAACTATGCATTTACCAGTTAGCGTCACCAATTTGGATTGGAACAGAGCAACACGACCATCGCAAGTCTTTCACCACCCAACCAAACCTCTTAAATCCTTGATTAACCATTGAAGTGATATAAAGATTCTACTAGATagaagaaaacgagaaaaccccttttaaaagttcaaaaccctaatcagaCGCACTGAAAAAGAATGGAGATGaagaatcttgttttcttttttttgtataaacgGGAGATGTGGCTCTGCGTCGGACGATCATGCAGAGGAAGAAATAGAGGTTTACAAATTGCGCGTCTAGTGTGGTGGTATGTTCGTTGACCCGGATTGATCATAAGACTTTGGGCTGCGTCGGTGCTTTGACCTTAATAAACCGGTTCAATCCTTTTGAACTTTAGCAAACCGTTTCAATTAACAGTAAGGGTTTATTGCAACCCATATCTTGAGAAAGCATAAGTCATCGCAAAATCTGTTTAAATTAAGcgattgttattatttttgagTAGTGTATATTTTCGATTACTTGTAGTCGTACGTACGTATATGTGAGTTACAATATGTGTGTTATTCGCATACTTTTTCGGtctgtttattttctcttgccgtcaaaaacatacaaatcCAAGAGTGATATATATCAGCTTCTTCCAGTCTGGCGTAACCATAGTGTGAAGGGTTGCTATATGAAAAGCACAATGACACTCCACTCAGATACGTCAAGTGTGTACTGTTGTAAAATGGACTTGGTTTGTTCATTAACAGGCTCAACAACAATGTATAAGTTGTTAGGATATGTATATAATGAGGGTATAGTTGTAATTAGTATTGATATAAACCTTACTACATAGCTGTATATATACTCTGTACTATTGTCACCGTAATATCATTCAGCTTCCTCTTATATGGTGTCAGAGCATAAAAAGATCTAAAAGacctaaatttttattttttccgccgccatctttcttctcctctatcttctttctcttcgtTCTCTTCTTATCGGCCATGGCTGCTCCCAATGAGGTTGTTGTCTCTTCTGATGAATCTTCTCTCGTGAATGTCAACATGTCAAATGTGACTAAACTCACCgcaacaaaatttttaatgtgGAGTCGTCAGATCCACGCTCTCCTTGATGGCTATGATGTTGCTGGCTATCTTGATGGTTCCATTTTGCCTCTCGATGCTACTCTAACCACCGCTGGTGTCTCCACGCCAAATCCTGCTTCAAACACTGGAAATGCCAGGATAAGCTCATCTATTCTGGCCTTCTTGGCACCATCACTTTCTCCGTTCAACCACTCTTGTCGAAAGCTTCGACCTCTCGTGATATTTGGGTTACACTCAAAGATACCTACGCCAAGCCTAGTCGTACTCACATCAAGCAGATCCGTGATCAACTTACTCACTGGAAGAAGGGCTCCAAATCCATTGAAGACTATGTCCAAGGATTTACAATCCGTTTTGATCAGCTTGCGTTGCTTGAAAGTCCGATTGCCCATGAAGACCAGATCGACTACATACTTGGTGGTCTCCCCGAAGATTATAAACGTGTCATCAATCAAATCGAAGGACGTGACACCACTCCAACGATCACAGAGGTGAATGAAAAACTCATCAATGAGGAGCTCAAACTTCAATCTATGGTTCACTCTTCCTCGGTTCCAACCACCACAAACACCGTCTCATACAAACCTTCTGGCAGTCATCAGCAGCCCCGTCGCAACACTCGTCATGGTTCGCGTGGACAGCAACATCACTTCTCGCGTAATGATTCTCGTGGTATGGGACATGGTTATCAAGGGAGATGTCAACTGTGTGGGGTGTTTGGCCACAGTGCTCGACGGTGCTCACAGCTTCCGTTTGGTGGTGGTTATCCAGCGTATTCTGGTGGTTCTCCGCAGCCTCCCATGCAACCATGGCAGCCACGTGCGAACGTCGCGATGGCTCCTCCCTATAATCCAGCCAACTGGATCATGGACTCCGGTGCAACACATCATCTAACCTCCGACCTTGCTAATCTCTCCATGCATCAGCCTTACACCGGTGGTGAGGAGGTCACAATCGCCGACGGTTCTGGTCTTCCCATCTCCCAAACTGGTTCAGCATTACTTCCTACTCCATCTCGCTCACTAAAACttattgatgttttatatgtGCCGAATGTCTGTAAGAATCTCATTTCGGTATATCGGTTGTCTAATGCTAACAATGTCTCGGTGCACTTTTATCCTGCTTATTTTCATGTGAAGGATCTCAAAACGGGGGCCCAGTTACTCCAAGGCAGAACTAAGAATGAGCTATATGAGTGGCCGGTCATCAATAATGTCATCACCAGCTTCACCACTTCACCGCAAccacgcactgatctctcctctTGGCATTACCGGTTTGGCCATCCTTCTTTaccagttttaaaaattattgtctCTGagttttctttacctttttcctcaaaaacacaacaacagTTTTCTTGTTCAGACtgtttcatcaataaaagtcataaattgCCTTTTCACTCAAACACAATTACCTCTACTCGCTCTCTTGAGTATATCTAttcagatgtttggacatctcccCTTCTTTCCACcgaaaatttcaaatattatcttGTGATGGTTGATCATTTTATCCGCTAAAACAGAAATCCCAAGTAAAAGAAGTGTTTGTGGCTTTCAAAGCTTTGGTCGAGAAGAGGTTCCAATGTCCTAGCACAACATTGTATATAATGAGGGTATAGTTGTAATTAGTATTGATATAAACCCTACTACATAGCTGTATATATACTCTGTAATATTGTCACCGTAATATCATTCAGCTTCCTCTTATATAAGTAGCTATAAATAGTGATGAAAACCAGAAAAAGCTACCTTCcacattgaaaagaaaaatgagacTTTTAAAGAAACAACTTAAATGGGGAAATTTTCGCATCCAAAACCGCAGGACCTGGAGGATGAGTTACTTAGTTCAGAAGTTCCGAACGAAGAGTTTGAATCAAAACTCTTTGTCTCTCCAAAGCATTATCCAACTTCTGATTCAACCAATACAACATAAAGCCTGCTTTTGTCAGATCAGAAAGTGTACTGACCAGTGAGTTCCTTAGGCGACTTGCTCAATGTCTTGATTAAGTCAAGAAGAATACCCATGTAGACattcttgagattttgattcTTGAAGTTAAAATTCGATGCGAGATCTGGATGTTTCTCAAACATTTCCTTCACTTGATTAACCTGAAGATGatgtaaacaagaaaaaaaaattaggtcatATCTGTTTGTGTCAAAATATTGAAACAAGAGTTAAAATCATTAATGTAATAGCTTTATTACTTGTGATTCAAGAACATGAAAGCCCTTGACTACAAGAGTTACATCATCCTTGTCCTCTTCAGATGAAGAATAATACTCAAGAACTGTCCATTCACTATCATCACTAATCTTTGCAACTTGTGATGTGCTAATAGCTTCAAAAGTTTCTACTTCAGCAACAATCATGACCTCTCCGTTCACCAAGAAGTCACTATTTATATCATTAAGTTTTGTTAGAGGAATCATTTCTTCCCAACCCCATTCCGGAGCTTTCTTATCAAACCACTTTCGCCCTTCTGCAACATTTCCACCCTATTAATTGGTTAATCAACATTGAATAGTTAAAGCACAACTACTAAATCAACTAAAAGGCCTGCCAGTGAACTGGAACATCAAATTGCTACTATCAAAATGACATTAGTGATGAATAGTATCTTACTTATTCACTTTTTCCCATGCATAACGTAATACTCATCAAAAGCTAGATAGATTTACGTACCTGTCTTAACGGAGAATTGCTCGGAAAGTTGATTAACTACAGTTAAGTGAAATTGTGTGTATTGTCTCCAACCACAAGGCATTGATTCGAAATCAACTTGCAGATACAGAGACAAGTGATCACCATTATTTTCCTCAGGGTAGACAAATAGACGCCTGggaggaaaaataaaagtgaacaacccaaaaataaagaaagattcaCCGAGTCGTTATATAGATGATTAAATACCATTTGACGTCACGGATCAGAACTGGAACAGAAACATAACAATCTTGTAATTGCAAAGAGGAAAAATTCTTCATAACCCAAGCAAACTTCGTATCACATGGGTTCGTTATTGATGTCATGGAGATTCCTCGTtcgcaagaaaacaaaactctttcaaaactcatatttataaacccaaaaaccctaatcaaacCTTTAAAAGCGTAACCTAacgtaaaattatatataggaGAATATTTctagctttatttttttttgtaacagatATTGTTAGATAGTCTTGAGACACATTCCAACAAACTAAATTCAACATACATAGATTTTTTAGGGATATTTCTTAGCCTATAAGACGGAATATTAATCTTGAATACCTTGAATTTTGTATAGATAGATTAACAATACTTATTTTTACATAGCAGTAAGTTACCTATGTCAAAGCATGTATTGACTTCcaattgctctgtttcttcttataTTTAGGttcttaatttaaaaacaaattattggctcaaatactctgtttctgatttgttatatatgttaaaatttgtatgaatttggtttttggtaCATGATTAGACGTGCTttattaaggaaagttaaaacaaaaacagaaacagaggcAATTTACCTACAACCATCAATAAGTGGTAAGGAAGgttaaaacagaacaagaaacagaggagtttCACCTAGAACCATCAACCATCAACTAGTGATATCAGACTGGAGTTTCAAACAACGTCGCTGAAATCAAACGGAGTTTCAGCAACCAGAGCCTTTGCTTTCTGTTTCTTCAGATCAGATTCTAAATCCGACAAGTTCAGCTTTCTCTTCTTGACTTGTTCCTCAAGTTCTCTGATCCGAACATCAATGGCCcgttttttctccttcttcaagaAAGCTTCGTCCAGTTTCTCACGCAACCAGTGCAACTTCAAGCCAGCTTTTGTCAGATCCAGAACCGTTCGATCAGCTTTCTCTAGATTGTCCATTGTGAGATCCTTAGGCGATGATTGGCACAGTGTCATAATTAGGTCGAGAAGAACACCCATGTAAGCATTTTTGAGCTGTTGGTTCTTTATATTGAAATCTGATGCAATGTCTGGATGTTTTTCAAAGATTGCCTTCACCTGGCTTACCTGTTCAACAAGAAAGGTCAAATTGTTTTCTTACACTCGACTTGAAATTAGAGTTTTATTTGTAAAGTTTCATGCTTTGTTACCTGCGAATCAAGAATCTGAAACCCATTGACTTCAACAACTTCAACAAC
The sequence above is drawn from the Camelina sativa cultivar DH55 chromosome 4, Cs, whole genome shotgun sequence genome and encodes:
- the LOC104781744 gene encoding F-box/kelch-repeat protein At2g43270-like, producing the protein MLYIVPELLEEIFLALPLKSILKFKTVSKQWRSILESKLFVERRMNVQNNNRRKILAVGGDRNESGFESDEEIDMVYLNHCDDDATRPSLTCEGLVCIPEPGRINVLNPSIRQLRRFPCTPDHPVPSFILERQLRDKPYLTFFPGNWAMGFGRDKVTDCYKVVRMCFFPVEECEVLDLETGEWRKLNPPPHRVDVGRKSVCVNGSIYWLYTFWCFNLLALDLHTLEFRNVSVPGTWFNWEIHMVNLEGRLAIAKTKKAPEWELEILSMIDSQGDIWSKTHSIKLASIIINNHPCWFTLVTVSKLGNLVFYDNHKRLFKYHPAKDEICCLSSNISVISPYVENLVPLPGSGPNPEDWTSTCGLFSKQPELGRINFRFLFTTLVVVGYYYFR
- the LOC104784147 gene encoding MATH domain and coiled-coil domain-containing protein At3g58210-like translates to MVPLKALNSGFLVNGDLKIVAEVKVLEFIGKLDVPCRPLKKIKPNHHGAETLSVVDGVQVLPSQFLHVKRIFRKHPDIELEFRSKNPHLRTGYMNVLLSITKKLCQSPQDLSNDDLSDTGIALAYMKDAGFKMDWLEKKVEEVKEKKKKVEASLARLHEMEESLKPLKQKCLEQEAQIDKEKAELLAEKAPFSLDHLSF
- the LOC104781746 gene encoding MATH domain and coiled-coil domain-containing protein At3g58280-like, encoding MVNQGFKRFGWVVKDLRWSCCSVPIQIGDANWRLVANPNGNRHADHFSVYLEVIMEPFPSGWRRYVEYRFTIVNHLSEAHAVHKKGWGWFDKNNKNLGIRDVVPVSRLIPINGGFLLNGEITITAEVGVLEVIDTLSLTPQIEEISTDRGEQRAHDDSSSSEDLQSKDDTIEVNGFQVLVSQVDEVKALFEKHPDLAQGFSLKNQHIKNAYMNALLELIKTLCKASKDLCVKDLKEADNTLSDLIKAGWNLEWLRKKFDQALEKQVEYDTRIRELENQVKKRKLELAELETDLEKEKAAASASLMLFD
- the LOC104784148 gene encoding uncharacterized protein LOC104784148; this encodes MAAPNEVVVSSDESSLVNVNMSNVTKLTATKFLMWSRQIHALLDGYDVAGYLDGSILPLDATLTTADTYAKPSRTHIKQIRDQLTHWKKGSKSIEDYVQGFTIRFDQLALLESPIAHEDQIDYILGGLPEDYKRVINQIEGRDTTPTITEVNEKLINEELKLQSMVHSSSVPTTTNTVSYKPSGSHQQPRRNTRHGSRGQQHHFSRNDSRGMGHGYQGRCQLCGVFGHSARRCSQLPFGGGYPAYSGGSPQPPMQPWQPRANVAMAPPYNPANWIMDSGATHHLTSDLANLSMHQPYTGGEEVTIADGSGLPISQTGSALLPTPSRSLKLIDVLYVPNVCKNLISVYRLSNANNVSVHFYPAYFHVKDLKTGAQLLQGRTKNELYEWPVINNVITSFTTSPQPRTDLSSWHYRFGHPSLPVLKIIVSEFSLPFSSKTQQQFSCSDCFINKSHKLPFHSNTITSTRSLEYIYSDVWTSPLLSTENFKYYLVMVDHFIR
- the LOC104784149 gene encoding MATH domain and coiled-coil domain-containing protein At3g58280-like isoform X1, encoding MTSITNPCDTKFAWVMKNFSSLQLQDCYVSVPVLIRDVKWRLFVYPEENNGDHLSLYLQVDFESMPCGWRQYTQFHLTVVNQLSEQFSVKTEGRKWFDKKAPEWGWEEMIPLTKLNDINSDFLVNGEVMIVAEVETFEAISTSQVAKISDDSEWTVLEYYSSSEEDKDDVTLVVKGFHVLESQVNQVKEMFEKHPDLASNFNFKNQNLKNVYMGILLDLIKTLSKSPKELTGQYTF
- the LOC104784149 gene encoding MATH domain and coiled-coil domain-containing protein At3g58280-like isoform X2, whose translation is MTSITNPCDTKFAWVMKNFSSLQLQDCYVSVPVLIRDVKWRLFVYPEENNGDHLSLYLQVDFESMPCGWRQYTQFHLTVVNQLSEQFSVKTGTVEMLQKGESGLIRKLRNGVMIVAEVETFEAISTSQVAKISDDSEWTVLEYYSSSEEDKDDVTLVVKGFHVLESQVNQVKEMFEKHPDLASNFNFKNQNLKNVYMGILLDLIKTLSKSPKELTGQYTF
- the LOC104781748 gene encoding MATH domain and coiled-coil domain-containing protein At3g58280-like gives rise to the protein MVRNTECSESSDEEQRYSSSSEEWSESSEDVNEVVEVVEVNGFQILDSQVSQVKAIFEKHPDIASDFNIKNQQLKNAYMGVLLDLIMTLCQSSPKDLTMDNLEKADRTVLDLTKAGLKLHWLREKLDEAFLKKEKKRAIDVRIRELEEQVKKRKLNLSDLESDLKKQKAKALVAETPFDFSDVV